One genomic region from Candidatus Omnitrophota bacterium encodes:
- a CDS encoding TIGR03936 family radical SAM-associated protein has translation MKVTFSKTGNARFISHLDLMRLFQRASRRAALPVSVTKGFSPHLKISITRALKLGVEGMDQEAVFHMDKRLSPQEFIGKINEQLPEGVRIIKAEETV, from the coding sequence ATGAAAGTAACGTTTTCCAAGACCGGCAACGCGCGTTTTATTTCGCATCTGGATCTCATGAGGCTTTTCCAAAGGGCGTCCCGGAGAGCGGCGCTTCCGGTAAGCGTGACAAAAGGGTTCAGTCCCCACCTTAAGATAAGTATAACCAGAGCCCTCAAGCTCGGCGTAGAGGGCATGGATCAGGAGGCTGTTTTCCATATGGATAAGAGATTGTCGCCGCAGGAATTTATCGGGAAAATCAATGAACAATTGCCTGAGGGGGTAAGGATTATAAAGGCAGAGGAGACGGTGTAA
- a CDS encoding secretin N-terminal domain-containing protein, whose translation MNNKKICLVGFLTISLCLLFDSSLVSVAQEKNYKEPPVEEAVPIGQDQAYRPQENEMMTPVVVPAAAVQPEEPKEPDVPAARVEPGNVTVNFKGADIKTVLAYISEVSGVDIVPAPDVKGTIDLKLTNKPWKTALDIILRNYGFAYEREGDIIRVVTVDKLKAEELTTQAFNLNYSKSKDVATSIKDIVSERGKVTYDERTNTVLVTDIPTNIYKIGQVVERLDKQTDQILIEARIIETALDDSEKLGIDWNVKLSVSGAKRPTTFPFDYFKMPFNSAQDSMIFFPQVLSSSPSTTTTTSGGGVASETASEFPANGGKSGSFGFPYAGTDQFTFGTLDFSQFSAVLEMIKSRSNTDLISNPRITTLNNNEAFINVGNTLNMPKYERSSTTGKMEITGYEPKDLGIMLKVVPHVNDKDEIVIDLTPQISDLLRYDTLDKSSGVVAPVFSVRQAKTQVMVKDGDTIFIGGLIKENIIDTRKKLPFLGDIFGDVPYLGLLVTKKEITKQKTELIFFITVNLMNKGRVIKDLPDVNKAYVPMYTITQQKDVTAKKRPNKKFW comes from the coding sequence GTGAATAATAAAAAGATCTGTCTGGTCGGCTTCTTGACTATTTCTTTATGTCTATTGTTTGATTCCTCGTTGGTGTCGGTCGCGCAGGAAAAGAATTATAAAGAGCCGCCGGTAGAGGAGGCGGTCCCCATCGGCCAGGATCAGGCATATAGGCCCCAGGAGAATGAGATGATGACGCCGGTTGTGGTCCCAGCAGCCGCGGTTCAACCGGAAGAGCCGAAAGAACCCGATGTTCCGGCAGCCAGAGTCGAACCCGGCAACGTGACGGTCAACTTTAAGGGCGCCGATATCAAGACGGTACTGGCGTACATATCGGAAGTCTCCGGAGTGGATATCGTGCCTGCGCCCGATGTAAAAGGCACCATAGACCTGAAATTGACGAATAAGCCATGGAAGACAGCGCTCGATATCATCTTAAGGAACTACGGGTTTGCCTACGAAAGGGAGGGGGATATAATAAGGGTGGTGACTGTCGATAAGCTCAAGGCGGAAGAGCTGACAACACAGGCCTTCAATCTCAATTACAGCAAGTCAAAGGATGTCGCCACATCGATAAAGGATATAGTCAGCGAAAGGGGCAAGGTCACATACGACGAAAGGACCAACACAGTCCTCGTTACCGATATCCCCACTAACATATACAAGATCGGCCAGGTCGTTGAGAGGCTCGACAAACAGACCGACCAGATCCTCATAGAGGCCAGGATAATAGAGACCGCGCTGGATGACAGCGAAAAACTGGGCATTGACTGGAACGTCAAGCTCTCCGTCAGCGGCGCCAAGAGGCCGACAACATTTCCCTTTGACTATTTCAAGATGCCGTTTAACTCGGCGCAGGATAGTATGATATTTTTCCCGCAGGTCTTGAGCTCCAGCCCGTCGACAACGACCACTACCTCGGGCGGAGGCGTAGCTTCGGAAACGGCCAGCGAGTTCCCTGCTAATGGGGGAAAATCAGGGAGTTTCGGATTTCCTTATGCCGGAACAGACCAGTTCACGTTCGGCACTCTTGATTTCAGCCAATTTTCGGCTGTCCTGGAGATGATAAAATCAAGGTCCAACACCGACCTCATATCGAATCCCAGGATTACTACCCTTAACAACAACGAAGCCTTCATTAATGTCGGAAATACGCTTAATATGCCTAAATACGAGAGGAGTTCAACTACCGGAAAGATGGAGATAACGGGGTATGAACCGAAAGATCTTGGCATAATGCTTAAGGTTGTCCCTCATGTCAACGACAAGGATGAGATAGTAATAGACCTGACGCCGCAGATAAGCGACCTGTTGAGATACGATACGCTTGATAAGTCAAGCGGAGTAGTCGCGCCTGTCTTCTCGGTGCGGCAGGCCAAGACGCAGGTCATGGTAAAAGACGGGGACACGATATTTATCGGCGGATTGATAAAGGAGAACATTATCGATACGCGAAAGAAGCTTCCGTTCCTGGGAGACATATTCGGCGATGTGCCGTACTTGGGACTCCTGGTTACTAAGAAAGAGATAACAAAACAGAAGACGGAACTTATTTTCTTTATCACGGTCAATCTTATGAATAAGGGGCGTGTAATCAAGGACCTGCCGGATGTGAACAAGGCTTATGTGCCTATGTATACGATCACTCAGCAGAAAGACGTGACCGCCAAGAAGAGGCCGAATAAAAAATTCTGGTAA
- the pilO gene encoding type 4a pilus biogenesis protein PilO, with amino-acid sequence MIKLPFTFDKNQKQTMILIVLVSVIAFIFYLNFLLVPQLVGVFGSFVKMNEARFELAKAKEDIARIDKLKNDLAAIQEKMDLYEKMLPAEQPISGLLENLNAVAKSSNVKITAITPNIVKEDKARKDTPFQEIPIHISAKSGYHELGNFLARLEGGERFMKIVDIAVKSNSSNPKKHDIELVVMTYKMKKGG; translated from the coding sequence ATGATAAAATTGCCTTTTACATTCGATAAGAACCAGAAACAAACGATGATATTGATCGTCCTGGTATCCGTTATCGCATTCATATTTTATTTGAATTTCCTGCTTGTACCGCAGTTAGTGGGGGTCTTCGGCAGTTTCGTCAAAATGAATGAGGCTCGTTTTGAATTGGCCAAGGCCAAAGAAGACATAGCCAGGATAGACAAACTTAAGAACGACCTGGCGGCCATACAAGAAAAGATGGATCTCTACGAGAAGATGCTGCCTGCCGAACAGCCGATATCCGGTCTGCTTGAGAACCTTAATGCGGTCGCAAAGAGCTCCAATGTAAAGATCACCGCCATAACTCCGAATATCGTAAAAGAGGATAAAGCGCGGAAAGACACCCCTTTTCAGGAGATACCTATCCACATAAGCGCAAAGTCGGGATACCATGAGCTCGGGAATTTTCTTGCCCGCCTTGAGGGTGGCGAAAGATTCATGAAGATAGTCGATATAGCCGTGAAGTCGAACAGCTCCAACCCGAAAAAACATGATATCGAGCTGGTGGTCATGACTTATAAAATGAAGAAGGGCGGCTAA
- the pilM gene encoding type IV pilus assembly protein PilM codes for MAETPFGKTGHGPSAKKIVGLDIGSSFVKAVEVSGGISPSLISLGMKKVRGASRIEMAETVTRLVEESKFSAKEANISVSGPFVVARFVTMPKMKDDELKSAVRFEAEKVVPFNISECVVDFQVLRTDKAGSKTDLILVAAKRDMIEDRIKAAEASGLSVAAVDVDSLALAGSFSRNKADAAADKSFAILNIGARFTNLAIVREGTAYFIRDLAIGGNEFSAAISKVLGVDNAASDKIKESPHDKRQSIVDAVKPVVNNLLDEVKLSFNYYENQNGRGVDEIYISGGSSGLAGLEDLFQEYFGVRPFAWDPLAFLDKSASGIDAKLLEGSKGSYGVAAGLALR; via the coding sequence ATGGCGGAAACTCCTTTCGGAAAGACCGGACACGGCCCCAGCGCGAAAAAGATCGTAGGGCTTGATATCGGCAGCTCGTTCGTCAAGGCGGTCGAGGTATCCGGCGGCATTTCGCCGTCATTGATATCCTTAGGGATGAAGAAGGTAAGAGGCGCTTCCCGCATAGAGATGGCAGAAACGGTTACGCGGTTGGTCGAGGAATCGAAATTTTCGGCTAAAGAAGCCAATATCTCCGTCTCGGGTCCGTTTGTCGTAGCGAGATTCGTGACGATGCCGAAGATGAAAGACGATGAGCTGAAGAGCGCGGTAAGGTTCGAAGCGGAAAAGGTCGTACCTTTTAATATAAGCGAGTGTGTTGTGGATTTTCAGGTCCTGCGTACGGACAAGGCCGGGAGCAAGACAGATTTAATACTGGTAGCCGCTAAAAGAGATATGATCGAAGACAGGATAAAGGCAGCGGAGGCTTCAGGCCTGTCGGTGGCGGCAGTAGATGTGGACAGCCTGGCTCTGGCGGGCTCATTTTCCAGGAACAAGGCGGATGCCGCCGCGGATAAGAGTTTTGCGATCCTGAATATTGGCGCCAGGTTCACCAATCTGGCCATAGTGCGGGAAGGCACGGCATATTTTATCAGGGACCTGGCAATAGGCGGCAATGAGTTCAGCGCCGCTATATCAAAGGTCCTGGGCGTGGACAATGCGGCATCCGATAAGATCAAGGAATCACCTCACGACAAACGGCAGTCGATAGTAGATGCGGTGAAACCCGTAGTCAATAATCTTCTCGACGAAGTGAAGTTGTCGTTCAATTATTACGAGAACCAGAACGGCAGGGGCGTCGACGAGATCTATATTTCGGGCGGCAGTTCGGGCCTGGCCGGATTGGAAGACCTGTTTCAGGAATATTTCGGCGTCCGGCCTTTCGCCTGGGATCCGCTCGCATTTTTAGATAAAAGCGCCTCCGGAATAGACGCGAAACTCCTGGAAGGATCGAAAGGTTCTTACGGCGTCGCCGCAGGATTGGCGTTGAGATGA